A region from the Canis aureus isolate CA01 chromosome 8, VMU_Caureus_v.1.0, whole genome shotgun sequence genome encodes:
- the INTS1 gene encoding integrator complex subunit 1 isoform X2, translating into MNRAKPATVRRPSAAAKPSGHPPPGDFIALGSKGQANESKTASTLLKPAPSGLPSERKRDAAAALAGASALTGLTKRPKLSSTPPLSALGRLAEAAVAEKRAISPSIKEPSVVPIEVPPSVLLDEIEAAELEGNDGRIEGVLCGAVKQLKATRAKPDGALYLSLMYLAKIKPNIFATEGVIEALCSLLRRDASINFKAKGNSLVSVLACNLLMAAYEEDENWPEIFVKVYIEDSLGERIWVDSPHCKTFVDNIQTAFNTKMPPKSMLLQGEVGRSGGDLSAGSSPHPSLTEEEDSQTELLIAEEKLSPEQEGQLMPRYDDLTESVEEYVLDMLRDQLNRRQPIDNVSRNLLRLLTSTCGYKEVRLMAVQRLEMWLQNPKLTRPAQDLLMSVCMNCNTHGVEDMDVISHLIKIRLKPKVLLNHYMLCVRELLSAHKDNLGTTIKFVVFNELSNARNPNNMQILYTVLQHSSELAPKFLAMVFQDLLTNKDDYLRASRALLREIIKQTKHEVNFQAFCLGLMQERKEPQYLDMEFKERFVVHITDVLAVAMMLGITAQVKEAGTAWDKGEKKNLEVLRSFQNQIAAIQRDAVWWLHTVVPSISKLAPKDYVHCLHKVLFTEQPETYYKWDNWPPESDRNFFLRLCSEVPILEDTLMRILVIGLSRELPLGPADAMELADHLVKRAAAVQADDVEVLKVERIQLIDAVLNLCTYHHPENIQLPPGYQPPNLAISTLYWKAWPLLLVVAAFNPENIGLAAWEEYPTLKMLMEMVMTNNYSYPPCTLTDEETRTEMINRELQTSQREKQEILAFEGHLAAASTKQTITESSSLLLSQLTSLDPQGPPRRPPPHILDQVKSLNQSLRLGHLLCRSRNPDFLLNIIQRQASSQSMPWLADLVQSSEGSLDVLPVQCLCEFLLHDAADDATSGEEEEEGESKEQKAKKRQRQQKQRQLLGRLQDLLLGPKADEQTTCEVLDYFLRRLGSSQVASRVLAMKGLSLVLSEGSPRDGEEKEPPMEEDPGDPEALRGYQWLLRDLPRLPLFDSVRPTTALALQQAIHMETDPQTISAYLVYLSQHTPVEEQGQHSDLALDVARLVVERSTIMSHLFSKRSCSAESDAVLVALLSIFSRYVRRMRKSKEGEEVYSWSESQDQVFLRWTSGETATMHILVVHAMVILLTLGPPRAGDGEFQALLDIWFPEKQPLPTAFLVDTSEEALLLPDWLKLRMIRSEVPRLVDAALQDLEPQQLLLFVQSFGIPVSSMSKLLQYLDQAVAHDPQTLEQNIMDKNYMAHLVEVQHERGASGGQTFHSLLTASLPPRRDSTEAPKSKSSPEQPSGQGRTRAVTQVRVLAPEDDLAGMLLQIFPLSPGPRWQSSSARPAALALQQALGQELARVRQGSPEVSGVTVRLLQAIATLLNSPHSGALVMSMHRSHFLACPLMRQLCQYQRCVPQDTGFSSLFLKVLMQTLQWLDGSAGEGGPLQAQLKLFAAQYSARRRISDARSGLLRLAEALAFRGDLEVVSSTVRAVVTTLKSGEKCGVEPELVGKVLRGLIEVGSPHLEELLAALLAPAPMSPTLRPVAVVSSLLLQDKEPPVPGEPEADGSSSEAVQLGPCSGLLVDWLEMLDPEVISSCPDLQQRLLFFRNEGKGHPGPQVPSFRPYLLALLTHQSSWSTLHQCIRILLGKNREQRFDPSASLDFLWACIHVPRIWQGRDQRTPQKRREELVLRVQAAELIGLVELILAEAEARSQDGDAAACSLLQARLPLLLSCCRGHDESVRKVTVHLTSCLQQWGDSVLGRRCRDLLVQLYLQWPELRVPLPEALLHSGGATGSSTCKLDGLIHRFITLLADTSDSRSSENRVADANMACRKLAVAHPILLLRHLPMIAALLHGRTHLNFQEFRQQNHLTFFLHVLGVLELLQPQVFQNEHQGALWDCLRSFVRLLLSYRKSSRHLAPFIHKFVHFTHKYVTCNAPAAVSFLQKHADALHDLSFDSSDLVMLKSLLAGLSLPSRDGRADRDLDEEGEDESSAGSLPLVSVSLFTPLTAAEMAPYMKRLSRGQTVEDLLEVLSDIDEMSRRRPEILGFFSTNLQRLMSSAEEPCRSLAFGLALRSIQNNPSFAADFLPTFMCCLGSRDFEVVQTALRNLPEYTLLCQEHAAVLLHRAFLVGMYGQMDTSVQISEALRILHMEAVM; encoded by the exons ATGAACCGGGCCAAGCCCGCGACCGTGCGCAGGCCCAGCGCGGCGGCCAAGCCGTCAG GGCACCCTCCACCGGGAGACTTCATTGCTCTGGGCTCCAAGGGTCAGGCCAATGAATCCAAAACGGCGTCCACTCTGCTGAAGCCTGCCCCTTCCGGCCTGCCTTCCGAGCGCAAGCGGGACGCTGCAGCCGCCTTGGCGGGTGCCTCGGCCCTGACCGGCCTCACCAAGCGCCCCAAGCTCTCCTCCACGCCCCCGCTGAGTgccctggggcgcctggctgagGCTGCTGTGGCAGAAAAGCGTGCTATCTCTCCGTCCATTAAAGAGCCATCTGTAGTCCCAATTGAAG TGCCACCCTCCGTGCTGCTGGATGAGATCGAGGCTGCTGAGCTGGAGGGCAATGACGGCCGGATCGAGGGCGTGCTGTGTGGGGCGGTGAAGCAGCTGAAGGCCACCCGTGCCAAGCCCGATGGCGCGCTGTACCTGAGCCTCATGTATCTGGCCAAGATCAAGCCCAACATCTTTGCCACAGAGGGTGTCATTGAG GCTCTGTGCAGCCTCCTGCGGCGGGATGCCTCCATCAACTTCAAGGCCAAGGGGAACAGTCTGGTATCTGTGTTGGCCTGTAATCTACTCATGGCTGCGTATGAGGAGGATGAGAACTGGCCTGAGATCTTTGTCAAG GTGTACATCGAAGACTCCTTGGGGGAGCGGATCTGGGTGGACAGCCCGCACTGCAAGACCTTTGTGGACAACATCCAGACAGCATTTAACACCAAGATGCCTCCCAAGAGCATGCTTCTGCAGGGGGAGGTGGGGCGCAGCGGCGGGGATCTCAGTGCTG GGAGCAGCCCTCATCCTTCCCTCACGGAGGAGGAGGACAGCCAGACGGAGCTCCTGATCGCTGAGGAGAAGCTCAGCCCTGAGCAGGAGGGCCAGCTCATGCCCAG GTACGACGATCTCACAGAAAGTGTGGAGGAGTACGTCCTTGACATGCTCCGTGACCAGCTTAACCGGCGCCAGCCCATCGACAATGTCTCACGGAACCTCCTGCGGCTCCTCACCTCCACCTGTGGGTATAAGGAGGTGCGGCTGATGGCAGTCCAGAGACTGGAGATGTGGCTGCAGAACCCCAAG CTGACCAGGCCAGCCCAGGACTTGCTGATGTCCGTGTGCATGAATTGCAACACGCATGGTGTTGAGGACATGGACGTTATCTCCCACCTGATCAAAATCCGCCTCAAGCCGAAGGTTCTTCTCAACCACTACATGCTGTGTGTCAG GGAGCTGCTGAGTGCGCACAAGGACAACCTGGGCACCACCATCAAGTTTGTGGTCTTCAACGAGCTCTCCAATGCCCGGAACCCCAACAACATGCAAATCCTCTACACGGTGCTACAGCATAGCTCTGAGCTGGCGCCGAAG TTCCTGGCCATGGTGTTCCAGGACCTGCTGACCAACAAAGACGACTATCTGCGGGCCTCTCGGGCCCTGCTCCGGGAGATCATCAAACAGACCAAGCATGAGGTCAACTTCCAGGCCTTCTGCCTCGGGCTCATGCAGGAGCGCAAGGAGCCCCAGTACCTGGACATGGAGTTCAAG GAGCGCTTTGTGGTGCATATCACAGACGTACTGGCTGTGGCCATGATGCTGGGCATCACCGCCCAGGTGAAGGAGGCCGGCACCGCTTGGGACAAAGGCGAAAAGAAGA ACCTCGAGGTGCTGCGCTCCTTCCAGAACCAGATTGCGGCAATCCAGCGAGATGCCGTGTGGTGGCTGCACACCGTCGTCCCCTCCATCAGCAAGCTCGCTCCCAAGGACTATGTGCACTG CCTGCACAAAGTCCTCTTCACGGAGCAGCCAGAGACCTACTACAAGTGGGACAACTGGCCACCCGAGAGCGACCGCAA CTTCTTCCTCCGCCTCTGCTCAGAGGTTCCCATCCTGGAGGACACACTGATGCGCATCCTGGTTATCGGGCTGTCCCGCGAACTCCCGCTTGGCCCCGCGGACGCCATGGAGCTTGCTGACCATCTGGTAAAACGAGCTGCGGCTGTGCAGGCAGATG ATGTGGAAGTGCTGAAGGTGGAGAGGATTCAGCTGATTGACGCAGTCCTGAACTTGTGCACCTACCACCACCCCGAGAACATCCAGTTGCCCCCTGG GTACCAGCCTCCGAACCTGGCCATCTCCACCCTCTACTGGAAGGCGTGGCCCCTCCTGCTAGTGGTCGCAGCATTCAACCCGGAGAACATTG GCTTGGCCGCCTGGGAGGAGTACCCCACGCTGAAGATGCTCATGGAAATGGTGATGACCAA CAACTACTCATACCCTCCGTGCACCCTGACCGATGAGGAGACCCGGACGGAGATGATTAATCGGGAGCTGCAGACCTCCCAGCGGGAAAAGCAGGAGATCCTGGCGTTTGAGGGCCATCTGGCAGCGGCTTCCACCAAGCAGACCATCACTGAGAGCAGCAGCCTTCTCCTGTCGCAGCTCACCAGCTTGGACCCTCA AGGACCGCCTCGGAGGCCTCCCCCCCACATTCTGGACCAAGTGAAAAGTCTAAACCAGTCCCTGCGTCTCGGGCACCTGCTGTGCCGGAGCCGAAACCCAGACTTTCTCCTCAACATCATCCAGAGGCAG GCCTCCTCGCAGTCCATGCCCTGGCTGGCCGACCTGGTGCAGTCCAGCGAGGGTTCGCTGGACGTGCTGCCTGTGCAGTGCCTGTGTGAGTTCCTGCTGCACGACGCGGCGGACGATGCCActtctggggaggaggaggaggagggtgagagcAAAGAGCAGAAAGCCAAGAAGAGGCAG AGGCAGCAGAAGCAGCGGCAGCTGCTGGGCCGCCTGCAGGACCTGCTGCTAGGCCCCAAGGCTGATGAGCAGACCACATGTGAAGTGCTGGACTACTTTCTGCGGCGCCTCGGCTCCTCCCAGGTGGCCTCCAGGGTGCTGGCCATGAAG GGCCTATCCTTGGTGCTCTCGGAGGGCAGTCCGCgggatggggaggagaaggagcccCCGATGGAGGAGGACCCTGGGGACCCCGAGGCGCTACGGGGCTACCAGTGGCTGCTGCGCGACCTGCCCCGGCTGCCTCTGTTTGACAGCGTCAGGCCCACCACTGCCCTGGCACTGCAGCAG GCCATTCACATGGAGACCGACCCGCAGACCATCAGTGCCTACTTGGTCTACCTGTCCCAGCATACACCCGTGGAGGAGCAGGGCCAGCACAGTGACTTGGCACTG GATGTGGCCCGGCTGGTCGTGGAGCGGTCCACCATCATGTCTCACCTCTTCTCGAAGCGCTCCTGCAGTGCTGAGTCGGACGCCGTGCTCGTCGCCTTGCTCTCCATCTTCTCCCGCTATGTGAGGCGCATGCGCAAGagcaaggaaggagaggaggtgtACAGCTGG tcagagtcccaggaccaggtcTTCCTCCGCTGGACCAGTGGGGAGACGGCCACCATGCACATACTGGTGGTGCACGCCATGGTCATCCTCCTGACACTGGGGCCACCCCGAG CTGGTGATGGCGAGTTCCAGGCTCTGCTAGATATCTGGTTCCCGGAGAAGCAGCCTCTGCCCACAGCCTTCCTGGTGGACACGTCCGAGGAGGCCCTGCTGCTGCCCGATTGGCTGAAGCTGCGCATGATCCGCTCAGAGGTCCCTCGCCTGGTAGACGCTG CCCTACAGGACCTGGAGCCCCAGCAGCTGCTGCTCTTCGTGCAGTCCTTCGGCATCCCCGTGTCCAGCATGAGCAAACTCCTCCAGTACCTGGACCAGGCAGTGGCTCATGACCCCCAGACCCTGGAGCAGAACATCATGGACAAGA ATTACATGGCTCACCTGGTTGAAGTTCAGCACGAGAGAGGAGCATCCGGAGGCCAGACCTTCCATTCCCTACTCACAGCCTCCCTACCACCACGACGAG aCAGCACAGAGGCGCCAAAATCCAAGAGCAGTCCGGAGCAGCCTTCGGGCCAGGGACGGACCCGGGCTGTGACCCAGGTGCGAGTGCTCGCCCCTGAGGATGACCTGGCCGGCATGCTCCTACAG ATCTTCCCGCTGAGCCCAGGCCCGCGGTGGCAGAGCTCTAGTGCCCGCCCTGCTGCTCTTGCGCTGCAGCAGGCCTTGGGCCAGGAGCTGGCACGAGTACGTCAGGGGAGCCCCGAGGTGTCAGGTGTCACAGTGCGACTCCTGCAGGCCATCGCTACCCTGCTCAACTCCCCGCATAGCGGAGCCCTGGTGATGTCCATGCACCGGAGCCACTTCCTTGCCTGTCCTCTGATGCGCCAGCTCTGCCAGTACCAG CGCTGTGTGCCCCAAGATACCGGCTTCTCATCGCTCTTCCTCAAAGTGCTCATGCAGACACTGCAGTGGCTAGACGGCTCCGCTGGGGAAGGGGGGCCCCTGCAGGCCCAGCTCAAGCTGTTTGCTGCCCAGTACTCAGCACGCCGCAGGATCAGCGACG CACGGAGTGGGCTCCTGCGTCTGGCTGAGGCCCTGGCATTCCGAGGGGACTTGGAGGTGGTCAGCTCCACTGTCCGGGCTGTAGTCACCACCCTCAAGTCAGGAGAGAAGTGTGGTGTGGAGCCTGAGCTCGTCGGCAAAG TCCTCCGGGGTCTGATTGAGGTGGGGTCGCCTCACCTGGAGGAACTGCTGGCTGCGCTCCTGGCCCCCGCCCCCATGTCACCGACCTTGAGGCCTGTGGCAGTGGTGAGCTCCCTGCTGCTGCAAGACAAGGAGCCCCCAGTCCCAGGGGAGCCAGAAGCTGATGGCAGCAG CTCAGAGGCTGTCCAGCTGGGACCCTGCTCAGGGCTCCTGGTCGACTGGCTGGAGATGCTGGACCCTGAGGTGATCAGCAGTTGCCCTGACCTGCAGCAGAGGCTGCTGTTCTTCCGGAACGAG GGCAAAGGTCATCCGGGCCCCCAGGTGCCATCCTTCCGACCCTACCTGCTGGCCCTCCTGACTCATCAGTCCAGCTGGTCCACATTGCACCAGTGTATCCGCATTCTGCTGGGCAAGAACCGGGAGCAGAG GTTTGACCCTTCAGCCTCTCTGGACTTCCTCTGGGCCTGCATCCACGTTCCACGGATCTGGCAGGGAAGGGACCAGCGCACCCCTCAG AAGCGGAGGGAGGAGCTGGTGCTGCGGGTCCAAGCGGCAGAGCTCATCGGCCTGGTGGAGCTGAtcctggcagaggcagaggccaggagccaGGACGGGGACGCTGCTGCCTGCAGCCTCCTCCAGGCCCGGCTGCCCTTGCTGCTCAGCTGCTGCCGTGGACATGACGAGAGCGTTAGGAAGGTGACCGTGCACCTGACGAGCTGCCTCCAGCAGTGGGGCGACAG TGTGCTGGGCAGGCGCTGCCGGGACCTGCTGGTACAGCTCTACCTGCAGTGGCCGGAGCTGCGGGTGCCCCTGCCTGAGGCCCTGCTGCACAGTGGAGGTGCCACTGGGAGCAGCACCTGCAAG CTGGACGGCCTCATCCACCGCTTCATCACCCTCCTTGCGGACACCAGTGACTCCCGGTCATCAGAGAACAGAGTGGCCGATGCTAACATGGCCTGCCGGAAGTTGGCTGTGGCCCACCCCATCCTGCTGCTCAG GCACCTGCCCATGATCGCTGCGCTCCTTCACGGCCGCACCCACCTCAACTTCCAGGAGTTCCGCCAGCAGAACCACCTGACCTTCTTCCTGCACGTGCTGGGGGTCCTGGAGCTGCTGCAGCCTCAGGTGTTCCAGAACGAGCACCAGGGGGCGCTGTGGGACTGTCTGCGCTCCTTCGTCCGCCTGCTGTTG AGTTACAGGAAGTCTTCCCGCCACCTGGCGCCCTTCATCCACAAGTTCGTGCACTTCACACACAAGTATGTGACCTGCAATGCCCCGGCGGCCGTCTCCTTCCTGCAGAAACATGCGGATGCGCTGCa CGACCTGTCATTCGACAGCAGCGACCTGGTGATGCTCAAGTCTCTCCTTGCAGGGCTGAGCCTTCCCAGTAGGGACGGCAGAGCCGACCGGGACCTAGACGAGGAGGGTGAGG ATGAGAgctcagctggctccctgcctctGGTCAGCGTCTCCCTGTTCACCCCCCTGACGGCAGCAGAAATGGCCCCCTACATGAAGAGGCTTTCCCGGGGCCAGACTGTTGAGG ATCTGTTGGAAGTTCTGAGTGACATAGATGAGATGTCTCGGCGGAGACCTGAGATCCTGGGCTTTTTCTCG ACCAACCTGCAGCGCCTGATGAGCTCTGCTGAGGAGCCCTGCCGAAGTCTGGCCTTTGGCCTGGCCCTGCGCTCCATCCAGAACAACCCCAG CTTTGCAGCGGACTTCTTGCCCACATTTATGTGCTGCCTGGGCAGTCGGGACTTCGAGGTGGTGCAGACGGCCCTCAGGAACCTGCCCGAATACACCCTCCTTTGCCAAG AGCACGCAGCCGTCTTGCTGCACCGGGCCTTTCTGGTGGGCATGTACGGGCAGATGGACACCAGCGTCCAGATCTCGGAGGCCCTGAGGATCCTGCACATGGAGGCGGTGATGTGA